In Temnothorax longispinosus isolate EJ_2023e chromosome 2, Tlon_JGU_v1, whole genome shotgun sequence, one DNA window encodes the following:
- the LOC139808793 gene encoding ketohexokinase-like yields MAKGGGNASNTCTVLSLIGQPCELLACLSADANVSFMQNDLRIYRIDYPHCPMIKDSGCPVATIILNSTNGSRTIVYHNQGLPDLTQEIFEQLNLKEYSWIHFEGRNTDVVLLVIQYIQSYNNSLNSMSDRMPITISAEFENPSIELMDLLPYVDVAFVSKDFVKNLGFNNMSEVIHNIDQDIK; encoded by the exons ATGGCAAAAGGGGGGGGCAATGCGTCCAATACTTGCACCGTGCTATCATTAATAGGACAGCCGTGTGAGTTACTGGCTTGCTTGAGCGCAGATGCAAATGTTAGTTTTATGCAAAATGATCTGCGAATATATAGAATTGACTATCCCCATTGCCCTATGATAAAAGACAGTGGATGTCCTGTCGCGACTATCATATTGAATTCAACCAATGGATCACGCACAATTGTATATCACAATCAAGGCTTACCCGATTTGACACAAGAAATTTTCGAACAACTTAATTTAAAGGAATATAGTTGGATTCATTTTGAG GGAAGGAATACAGATGTAGTGCTACttgttattcaatatatacagagctataataattcattaaatagTATGTCTGATCGCATGCCAATTACGATTAGCGCAGAATTTGAAAATCCCAGTATAGAATTAATGGATCTATTGCCGTACGTTGACGTAGCATTTGTATCAAAAgatttcgttaaaaatctgggttttaataatatgagCGAGGTAATACACAACATCGATCAAGACATCAAGTAA